The Streptomyces pactum genome contains a region encoding:
- a CDS encoding glycosyltransferase family 4 protein, whose product MRVVIVTESFPPDVNGVAHCALQTARHLVDRGHDCVVVAPAPAPGNGADASAPCPLVRIPSLPLPGYPQVRVALPSRRVAAAIADHRADLVHLAGPFVLGVRGMAAAARLGVPAVAVYQTDLAGYARTYMGAGEAAAWRRIRSVHSAADLTLAPSGAALRDLRAHGVPRVGLWPRGVDTVRFRPDRRDEALRRELAPHGELIVGYVGRLAPEKQVELLAGVCGLDGVRVVVVGDGPSRPGLEQALPGAVFLGRRTGDDLARVFASLDVFAHTGPFETFCQTVQEAMASGVPVVAPAAGGPLDLVADGRTGLLVPPRDAAAVRDAVWSLTADPALRAAYGAAGRAAVEGRTWAAVGDRLIGHYTDVLTSRKAVMAA is encoded by the coding sequence ATGCGTGTCGTCATCGTGACCGAATCCTTTCCCCCTGATGTGAACGGCGTCGCCCACTGCGCGCTCCAGACCGCCCGGCACCTCGTCGACCGCGGTCACGACTGCGTCGTCGTCGCCCCGGCCCCCGCTCCCGGCAACGGGGCGGACGCCTCCGCCCCGTGCCCCCTCGTCCGGATTCCCTCCCTCCCGCTCCCCGGCTACCCCCAGGTCCGCGTCGCTCTCCCCAGCCGGCGCGTGGCCGCCGCGATCGCCGACCACCGTGCCGACCTCGTCCACCTGGCCGGCCCCTTCGTCCTGGGCGTGCGGGGCATGGCCGCCGCCGCCAGGCTCGGTGTCCCCGCCGTCGCCGTCTACCAGACCGACCTCGCCGGATACGCCCGTACGTACATGGGGGCGGGCGAGGCGGCGGCCTGGCGGCGCATCCGTTCCGTGCACTCCGCCGCCGACCTCACCCTCGCCCCGTCCGGTGCGGCTCTGCGCGACCTCCGGGCGCACGGCGTGCCCCGGGTCGGCCTGTGGCCGCGCGGGGTGGACACCGTCCGCTTCCGGCCCGACCGGCGCGACGAGGCACTGCGCCGCGAACTCGCCCCGCACGGGGAGCTGATCGTCGGCTACGTCGGGCGGCTCGCCCCCGAAAAGCAGGTGGAGCTGCTCGCCGGTGTCTGCGGCCTGGACGGCGTGCGCGTCGTGGTGGTCGGCGACGGACCCAGCCGGCCCGGCCTGGAGCAGGCACTGCCCGGCGCGGTCTTCCTCGGCCGCCGTACGGGCGACGACCTCGCCCGGGTCTTCGCCTCACTGGACGTCTTCGCGCACACCGGCCCCTTCGAGACGTTCTGCCAGACCGTGCAGGAGGCCATGGCGAGCGGTGTGCCCGTCGTCGCGCCCGCCGCGGGCGGTCCGCTGGACCTCGTGGCCGACGGCCGCACCGGGCTGCTCGTGCCACCGCGCGACGCCGCCGCCGTACGGGACGCGGTGTGGTCGCTGACCGCCGACCCCGCGCTGCGGGCCGCGTACGGGGCGGCCGGGCGGGCGGCCGTCGAGGGGCGTACCTGGGCTGCCGTCGGCGACCGGCTGATCGGTCACTACA